The sequence GATATGCCAATGTTTGAATTCCAAGAAAGCACATCGAAAATACAAAAAGAGCACCTTCCAACAAATCCAATTGAACATCAAATAAGTTCAACTGGTAACCTGGACTCCAAAGAAAGTTAACAcgcaaaggcttcaaacatgccAAACAAGGCTAAGGGACTTATATATAATGTCTACACTTTCGAAACTATTTTGTAGGTAATTTcttatagatatatataattaCCTAAATAAAGTAATAGGCAAGAATTTTGAGAAACATAGATGCTGAAATCACTTAAAAAAATCGTATGTATATATAAAATGTTTCTACTGGTAACCCATGATAAAAACAAACTCGCAAAATGTAGTGAATTTTTCCTTCTTATCATTTACTCTGTGTTTTAGCTCAACACTCTTTGTGATTCCTTTTATTTGACTTGAACAAGACGTTTGCGAAGTTATATATGTTTTCTGTTGATTGGATTTACTGAAGATTTCTTGATTGTGGCATATCCAAGGAGTGTTTGGACATTTTAGCTATGAGTTTTACAGCCCATTTTCATATGAAAAATATGGCCATTAGTTTGAAAGATAGTTGTCCTACATAAAAGGAAAGTTATATTTCCAAATGAAGAGTTTGTTCAACAAAGCTTTCGACATTAGCTCGAATGAACATTGTGTCACTGAATGTCATTGTAAAATTGATTAAGAAGTAGTGATACATATCCTAATGTTTAGATTGGAGATATTAGTTCTtttatataaatacaaatataaatGCAACACCACTTTGGTGGAATGTGTTGGTAAGTTTCATGTTGATCATATATTGATATAATAGTTGATGATGAACTGTGTCTTGTTATACATGTCATGGAGTAGATCTGAATCTCCGATGATTCGTTTTTTTTAGGTACGTGGAAAAAATTTTCTAGCTCATTTGTCACTTTAATCCATGGAATCGGTGCTCGATCATAATTCTGTCCATTCATTGAGGATCCGACGCTAGACAATAGCTCATGATATCCCCTCACATATTATAAACCAACTTTGTAATGTGAACATGGGCATCAATATAATGTTAATAGTAAACTGATAAATATTATGATAGCCCATTTAtgattgaattagattcaaatatGGTGGACCTACAAATAAGAGATTGGGCCTCCAGAGGATTAATAGACCAAGAGCCCACACAAGTGATAAATATAGGGCAGCCCATGAATATGAAAGAAAGAGAGATCGAAGAAGCAGTTGGGGGAGATGCTCGAGAAGGTTCCAGGAGGCGCAACAAACCAGGGTGGATGAGAGATTACGTCATGTGAAGAGAGTCACGTTCTTTTACCTAAAGTTAGTTACAATTTCGTTTATGTTTTTGCAGCTATTGTAATGGGTAGTATAAAAAGAGAAGATACGAGAGGTTGTAGAGATATTCAGAGAATTTATCAATACAAACAGCTTGGGAGTTTGGCACAGACTCGAAGTGTGCGTGTGTTAATTCATATCATTTTGGTTCTCGTTGAGAGGATATTTAGTATGAGGAATGAAGAAGTTGCTGAAGCTATGCGGCAGCTGGAGAGCAACTTCAAAACGCACTCCGAAACGCAATTGGCGAGCTATACTAAGCTCCTAGAGCAATACATGGTTTCCATGGATCTATGGTTTAGGCAGATGGACCAGAAGTTGCAAGACGTGTCTGTGGAGAAAGGGGCACTGAGGCCTCATTCAATTCAGAGGGCCACAGTGGAAAAAAAGAGCCGGAGAATGGAGCGATGCTAGCTGGCTATCTTAAGGGAATCAAGCTCGACTTTCCCAAGTTCAATGGTGAAGAAGTGCACAACTGGATCTACAAGGTGGAGAAATATTTTTCTCTGCATTCCGTACCATCAACTGTTCGCTTACAGGTAGTGGCACTAAATCTGGAGGGAGAAACAGCGTCTTGGTTCCAGTGGATGGACCGCAATGGGACCTTGGTTAATTGGGAACATTTCATCAAAGAATTGAAGAAACGATTTGGGTCCTCTGTTTACGCAGACCCTTTGGGCAGGATTGCAAAACTCTTGCAGACAGGGGGGGTCTCACATTATCGAGCGGAGTTCGAGAGTTTTATGAACCGCATAACAGGAGTGGCTGAACCTCTCTTCCTAAATTTCTTTATTTGGGGACTTAAGCCTGAGATTCGGAGAGAATTATTGATCACGCCACCCACAAGTCTGGTGGAAGCCATGACCAAAGCCCAGCTATTTGAGGAAAGAAACGAAGATCTCGCTGGAATTATGCGCAAAGGGGCATGACTGCCCCACTAGCAAATGCATTGCCCACGACTGCAATCAATCGGCCAGAGGAGAGAAACTCTGGTGGATACACAGCAGGGCGTCCCTATGCCAACTCCATGGGAGGACCGATGAAATTACCCATTAAGCGACTGACAGCAGCATAAATGAGGGAAAGGCGGGAGAAGGGCCTCTGTTTCAACTGTGATGAGAAATTCAATGCTAGCCATCGTTGCCAAAATCGAATGATGATTCTCTTGGAGGATGATAGTGATGACTTGACGGGGAAAAGAGATTTGGATGAGCCACATATGAGCATTTTGGATGACGGCGAAATGGAAGTTAGCTTGCATTCTTTAACAAGCTCTTCTAATCCCAGGGTGTTTCACATCACAGGACATCATCACCATATTCCGGTGAAAATTCTGATTGACACGGGGAGCCATAATAACTTTGTCCAGGAAGGGCTGCTCGATAAACTCGGGATTCCTTGCACACCAGCCAAGCGATTCCGGGTGTACATGGGTAACGGGCAGTACTTGTGGTATGAGAAGGTGTGTTCCAAAGTATCCTTGGTTCTACAAGGGCATGAATTATGTGTTGATTTGTATGTCCTACCTATATGGGGGTTGGAAATAGTGTTGGGGATGCAATGGCTCCGTATCTTGGGGCCATGCTTACACGATCATGAGGCGTTGACAATGGAGTTTACATGGCAAGGCCAACGGGTGTGTTTACAGGGAAATAAGCCGACAACCACTGAGTCCATTTCATATAATAGACTATGCTCTCTCAGCACAACGAACACCTTCAGGCGATATACACATTAACGGAGGTGGGGGCAGTAGAGACAGTGCCTGCCAATGACCCACATGGCATACATGACACTTCCTTTGAAGGTATCCCGACACAAGGGAAGCTTCTCTTGGAACAATACCAGGTGGTATTTGATGAACCCACGGGACTTTCTCCCGAGAGATTGATTGATCATCGCATACATTTAATTCCAGGGTCGGTACCAGTTAATATACGACCCTACCGGTATCCTTATTTCCAAAAGGAGGCTATGGAAAAAATTATACAGGAGTTATTGGAGCGCGGGTTTATTAAGCCCAGCCAGAGCCCATACTCGTCACCAGTTCTACTGGTAAAGAAAAAAGATGGTTCATGGAGGTTCTGTGTTGATTTTCGTGCTTTGAACGACATCACAATCAAAGATAGGTTTCCTATTCCTACAATTGATGAGTTGCTGGATGAGTTGGGAAGAGCACGTATCTTTTCCAAGTTGGATCTACGAGCTGGGTAccaccagattcgaatggataGACGTGATGTGCATAAAACGGCCTTCCGCACCCATGAAGGCCACTATGAATTCatggtgatgccctttggatTGTCAAATGCTTCGTCGACGTTTCAAGCTGCAATGCACTAGGTATTCCGCCCATACTTAAGGAAGTTCGTAATTGTATTTTTTGATGACATTTTGGTATATAGCCTCAATGAGGAGGAACACTTGGAGCACTTACAGCTCGTCCTGGAACTTCTGTGGGCACGAAAATTCTTTGCTAAATGGAGCAAATGCCATTTCTTCCAAACAACAGTGGAATATCTGGGGCATTTGGTGTTCGGGGGTAAAGTGATGGCTGACCTCGAAAAAATCAAGGCCATGACACAATGGCCCCAACCCCAGAACATCAAGAAGTTGCGGGAATTTCTCGGAATCACAGGGTATTACCGGAGATTTGTTAAGCACTATGCATCAATCGCTGCCCCTCTCACGAACCTCTTAAAGAAGGATTCTTTAAGCTGGAATTTGGAGGCTACACGGGCCTTTGAGCAAATAAAGTCAGTGATGATTGAGACACCTGGTTTACGGCTGCCAGATTTCACTAAGGAATTTGTGGTCGAAACCGACGCGTCGAAAGTGGGGGTGGGCGCGGTGCTAATTCAAGAAGGACACCCCTTGTCTTATTTCAGCAAAAAGCTAGGACCCCGGATGCAGCTGGCTTCCACCTATAACCGGGAGTTATATGCTATCATTGCATCCATCTCAAAATGGCGACAGTACTTATTGGGCAGGCCGTTTGTGGTTCGAACAcatcataaaagtttgaaggAACTGTTGAGCCAGACTATCCTCACCCCCGATCAGCAGCATTATTTGACTAAATTGATTGGCTATCAGTTTACCATTGAGTATAAACCAGGAAATGAGAACTCTGCTGCAGATTCTTTATCACGCCTACACGAAGAAGAAAAGGAATCCTATGATACTCACTGGATGGGAGCCCTGTCCCGACCAGAATTTGCACTCCTTGAAACACTTCGGAAGAAAAACAAGTCTTTACCAAACCTGATTGTGCTCCATCATCAACTGCAAAATTCTACAAGGCAGCCTGAAAAATATACGGTGACTGAAGGGCTACTGATGTATCAACGGAGATTTGTTCTTGGACAAGATTCTGTGCTGAAAGAGTTAATGTTACAAGAATTCCATGCATCGCTTATTGGGGGCCATGCGGGAGTTCAGAGGACTTATGCCAGATTATCTGCAAATTTCTATTGGGTGGGAATGCGCCAAGCAGTCAAAGAATATGTAGCCAAATGCTATATCTGCCAAACAACCAAATACTCTACTGAAAAACCATATGGCCTTCTCCAGCCCATTGAAGCACCGAACCTCATTTGGGAGGATATTTCTCTAGATTTCATTGTTGGGCTTCCCCTCTCCAAAGGACAGATGGCCATCTTAGTTGTGGTTGACCGACTCTCTAAATATACACACTTCAGCCCTCTACCCACCTCTCACACTGCCAACCAAGTTGCGGAGTTGTTTTGTTCCACAGTGATACGCTTGCATGGGGTCCCTCGATCCATTTTCTCCGACCAAGACCCACTCTTCACAAGCAATTTCTGGAGGAAGGTATTTGAATTAATGGGAACCAAACTTCTTATGAGTTCGGCCTATCATCCCCAAACGAATGGACAAATAGAAGTTGTCAATCGCTGCCTCGAGCAATATTTAAGGGCCTTTGCAGCAGAAAAACCAGCCACTTGGGTCACTTTTTTAGGATGGGCAGAGTATCACTACAATACTAGCTATCATTCCTCCATTGGTGTCACTCCTTTCCAGGTGGTATACGGCAGACCACCTCCTTCCATTCCACTTTATTTACGGGGCAGCACTACATTAGCAGCAGTGGAGGACCTTTTGATTGATAGGGATGCGGCTTTGAAAATGCTCAAACAGCATCTCCAGCAAGCCCAACAACATATGAAGCAAAAGGTTGATGCACATCGTAAGGAGAAACATTTCCAAGTGGGTGATCTGGTGTTGGTTAAATTGGTTCCCTATCGTCAAACCACGGTAGCTCGATGACACCATCATAAGATTTGCAAGCGCTACTATGGGCCTTTTCCGATTATCACTAAGGTGGGGCCGGTCGCTTACACCTTGCAGCTGCCAGCAACAAGCCGTATTCATCCGACATTTCATATCTCCCAACTGAAGCCATTCAAGGGTGAGTCTCCAGACACAATTGATCCCTTACCTCAACACAGCATTTGCAATCAACCACTATCAGTTCCTATTTGCATACTGGCGACTTGAATATTTCCTAGGAAGCATCGTCAAGTCAAGCAAGTACTTGTTCAATGGTCTGGGCGCTATCCAGAATATGCAACATGGGAGGATTTCCAGAAATTTTGCTCAATCTACATGCAGCTCAACCTTGAGGACAATTTTGTCTTTGAAGGCAAGGGGAGTGATAGCCCATTTAtgattgaattagattcaaatatGGTGGACCTACAAATAAGAGATTGGGCCTCCAGAGGATTAATAGACCAAGAGCCCACACAAGTGATAAATATAGGGAAGCCCATGAATATGAAAGAAAGAGAGATCGAAGAAGCAGTTGGGGGAGATGCTCGAGAAGGTTATAGGAGGCGCAACAAACCAGGGTGGATGAGAGATTACGTCATATGAAGAGAGTCACATTCTTTTACCTAAAGTTAGTTACAATTTCGTTTATGTTTTTGCAGGTATTGTAATGGGTAGTATAAAAAGAGAAGATACGAGAGGTTGTAGAGATATTCAGAGAATTTATCAATGCAAACAGCTTGGGAGTTTGACACAGACTCGAAGTGTGCGTGTGTTAATTCATATCATATTACTCCTAGCTTTCTCATGTAATCGATTTAGCTGTGGTGGTTCTCCAACAAAAGCATCAATATTTGTCCATATATTCAAGGTACTTAGAGCCCCTTTACAGGAGAATTCTCTGGAAATATTGTCACAAAGTTCTCAACGCTAATCTAGACTTGAGAAAGCCTTTACTAGTTCAACATTTTATACTTTAGCATCTATAATTAAGTACTTTCAATGATTTTGCTGATTGCTTTAGCCACGTAAATGACCATTAATGTTTTTACAGTGAAATCTAGCTAATAATCCAAAGGCACTCCACTGGCGTGATTATCGATTTCATATCATGTTGGAGTTGTAGATGATTTTTAGAAACTAGAGCAGTTACGAAGCTTTACTAGCTTGTTTTTTCTTATgagtaacactcttgtgagacggtctcacaaatgagacgggtcaatcctatccatatttataataataagtaatacttttgacataaaatataatactttttaatggataacccatataagagacccgtctcaagaaaatgacccttgagaccgtctcatatgagtttttgCCTTTTCTTATTTACAACGATCTCCGTTTTGTCTTTAATCCATGTTGATATATATGAGTTgttgtttaaaaaaatgatttttttgggACTACTTATGCAAATGTTTGGTTTCGGTTTGAAATAATTAGTTTTCAGTTTGCTGGATTTACGGTTGCAGTTCGCTGATCATGGTTTTTTTTTCGAATTCTTTATGGTGTAGATAGAGCGATGTTTTGATGCatcccaatatatatatatatattttttaaacaatGTAGTAGGTGATGTGCAAATAGGGGGTTTACAAAATGAAAAAGCTGGTGTTCTTATAATTGGAAGTATGTTTGGTGGTGATGTGGAATTGCAACAATACCaactttttaataaaaatagaggtaaagaaataaaaaaaaatattcatgaaaaccaatatgacattaaatgaataataaaatatatcttTTGTAGTATAAGAATGCTTAGTTGTAAAATACATTTGTAAACCTATAAAGATTTTTAAACAATACTCTGTCAAATCTATGAAAATTACTTCACTTTATCGTTATGTGTATTTGCCCCCTTTTACTTTTACTACATCAACAGGTCCGGATCTGGAATGAGGCGAGTGAGTCCACAGCCTCGGGCCCAGGTCCAAAAGAGgacccaaaaaaattaataaattattattagtatATGTATGtcataaaatgtttttttaatttcatgatTTTGCCAAAAACAATAGTATTATTGCAACTTTGTCCTCTTCATAGTCATCTTTCTCTCATATGAGGTTCCAATCACATGACATGATAATTAATGGAATTAACTCTTGGGTTTCAAAACTTTCACCATTTTCTTTCATTGTTGATACTTGGATTTCATAGACTAAttacatgttatttttatttttattttctaatttttctgatttttttaggaatgtatgtaatattttttatttttgggtatGATTAGGTATAATCTAAGAAATTTCTTCAACCGATGCATACATTTTTTGAGTATTTTGTCAAATAATTGATGTTTTTGCtgataaaataacaaaatattatttaagtgataatttataatattttaatttattatttaatgacattataaatttttttaacaatatatatttttcttataaACTTTATTCTGCatatttagttttcaaaaaaactctcttaaataatttttaaaaaattgaaaatattattttgaagttCGACCTCAGACCCTACTGTACATCAACCACCTCTTTTATTTCTTACTTCTACATCTAATCTGACAGCTTACACTACCCAACACACATGTGTAAGCTCGTTTACTAATTATTCGTTATatattaacaaaaattaaaaataaaatatcactTTATACAAATATACActcattttttatttcttaaaaaaatagaaaaatacaCATTATACTACAAACTTGGGGTAAACATCTCGTGAATTAAGGTGACCCATGCCTAATATAATATCAATTTATTGTTTATGTTCAtgtacatatatacatatattatgattcaattttttatatattaacaTAAATAGTATGACATAAGTATTGCTAATATATTATGCTTTTTTTTAAACTATATATTATGctttttatttgattatatttCATGCtggataaaatataaaatactcCATAagataatattttcaaatttatcgATTAATTATCTTTctctaaattaataaaattttaaaaaaataaaaatctttcagtattattatattgaatattatagttaatatataaaattttttctgTAATACAAAAAAGTGTGCacataacttaaacaattaaggACCGTTTGGTTTTTGagacataatataaataatatatagataagttatataatgtaataaaaaataaataaataataattaaaataatattagatttgattgatagattatgttttatttgatttgattgattaaatttaatataaaaatgttaaaagactattttgtttttttaataataaataaaacataaattatattatgtataagaaataatatagtaatttgaattcaataattttaattaatataaaataaataattaattatttgattgatgtaaaataaataattaatatataaataaataatataacgaAAATAACgtaaaatgaaatgaaataaaaaatatatatatatattactaatATGATAAACAACACAGTGTCTACTCTATCAGTTACACATTACTAGAAGCCAAATGTTCCAGATACAAAGCGGACTGgccctttatttatttatttatttatttatttatttatttatttatgtttctcTCCTTTTTATTCTCATATGACATGATATGTTTTCTCTCTCCTTTTTGTTCTCATATGACATATGATATGTGCTAATACTAAAAAGGAcaagattaaaataattttaaacccAAATTTATGATTCAAAACGAGATTCAAATGTTCTCATTTTCACATGTACATATAGAAAACAAACACGATTATTCCACAATAACAACAATAGACACGATTATTGCAAGTAAACATTTAAACAAGAGCCCAATAAAGAACATAACAAAAGCCACAATAGTACCAAAATACAAAGTTTCTCACTCAATTCACAATTTCATTTACGTTGCATCCCCCAGCCTTACTCCGGCAAGCTCGGCTTCTCTCCCGCTTTGTCCACTACAATTGATAACACAAAATATCAGCAAGCAAATTTAGCTGGTAAAAATCAAACCTTGGAAATGATCGGAAGCTTACCATAAGTTTCATTAATGGATTCCTGAGCAGTTTGTGTCCCCGTGCCCTTCCCCATCCAAGATCCGAAGGCATCCTTCACCCTGCCTACAACCCCCGGGCCCGAGCTTTCACGGCCAGCATCGAATGCGTCCTCTCCTTCTCGCTTACCTTCTATGCCGGAGCCTAGATGGGTCGCCACCTCTTCGGATTCTGTCACTTTCCCCAGCGGCTTCTCTTCCCCTGTTTTCTGCATGTATCCCTCCTTTTTCTTGTGCAGTGCACCAGTAATGGCTTCTGATAATGCCTTGTCTTCATCTCCAGGCTTCAATTTCTCGGCCCAGTAGTCTTTCGAGGAAACCCCTTTATCGGTGCCTGTGGCTGCAGCAGCACCAGCATCCCCGCTGCCCTGGAATTTAGACATCACAGCTGTGCCAGCGCCTGCCACTTTCTCATAGACTGGGTTCAGTGTGTCAGTGATTCTCTGGGTGTACCCCGGCGTGGATTCTGATGCAGGCTTGTTAGACGGACTTGTTGTTCCCTCTTGGCCGCCTTGCTTTCCGGTCTGGAATTTAGACATCACAGCTGTGCCTGCTCCTGTCACTTTCTCATAGACAGGGTTCAGTGTGTCAGTGATTCTCTGGGTGTACCCCGGCGTGGATTCTGATTCAGGCTTGTTAGAAGGACTCAGCCCTTCTTGACCAGAACCTAGTGTGGATTCTGATGCAGGCTTGTTAGAAGGGCTTATTCCCTCTTGGCCGTAATCTCCGCCTTGCTTTCCGGTCTGGAATTTAGACATCACAGCTGTGCCTGCTCCTGTCACTTTCTCATAGACAGGGTTCAGTGTGTCGGTGATTCTCTGGGTGTACCCCGGCGTGGATTCTGATTCAGGCTTGTTAGATGGACTCAGCCCTTCTTGGCCAGAACCTCCGCCATATCCTAGCTTCGACGCCAACATGTTCTTTGCAGAGATAGCTCTGCCACTAACCGCAGAGGAGACTTTTCCTGTTATAGTGTCACTCGGCATGCCTTCTTTGGTGTTGGAGTCGAAACTTTTTGGGTCGGATTCTGGATTGAACTGATCCTGAGTGGGAGTAGGTTGAGGAGAAAACTGATCGTGGCTTCCTGCAGAAGGCTTCTGCTCTGCTTTAGATTCATCTCCCACATTCAGATGATCGAATTTGTGGATGAGCGAACCAACACCAGCTTCTTTACCACCTGTAGTTTCAGATTGACAACAATATATTGCTATTATAACTGAAACTTTATGCGaatcacaatatatatatattttaaagcaCAATTAATTAGATGAAAATGCTACCATCTCCGGTGGGATCAGAGACTTTGGAACCATAGTTCGAAGGAGCATCTCCGGGTCCGAACTTGGTTGAGTCCGGATCTTCCTCTAAACCCAATGATGGCCCGAGTTTAGTCTCTGGTTCTCCCACATTTTCTCCTTCCCTCTGTACAGAAAGAGGCGAAGGAAAATGCTTGTTTTCAGATGGATTTTCTTCTTCATATCCCGTTTGAGCTGGAATATTAGGCCTCGCTTTTGCTTCACCTTTCAACATCGGATCAATCCGATCCCCCCGAGTGTCTGTTTGCTCTTCCACATTTTGATCGTGTTCCATCGGCAGATTTGTGCTCCTTATCACAGTTGAATCATGCGCTACAAAACAAATTAAATCCCGGCCATGAAGGAAGAAATTAGTAATAGTTAACAAACCAAACTTATCAAAATTCAGTGGAAAGACGTACTGGGAGCAGCACCATGGATTTCACGATCATTAGCAAATTCATCATCGTCATCGTCTTCTTCATCAACATTCTCATCGTACCTGTACTCGTGCTCTTGGCCTTGGCCTTGGCCTTGCTTCTTTAAGGTATCCTTGATTTTCTTGGCCTTGTCCTTCACCTTTTTTATCACCGATTTCTTCTCCCCCGACTGAGTACTCTCCCCTACAAGTTACACATCAAAACAAATCAATAACGCTGaaatattttgaagaaaaatcaacCACCATCACTTCTTGACCCATGGGATGGGATTTCAACTGTGCACAAATCACCAGCTCGAAAAATAACAAAGAAAACATCATCAAATTACCAAGTTTCCATAAATTCAAAACCCCatcaaccaatttttttttttttaaaggaaacaTCGCCGGAAGGGGGAcctgtatataaacataaaaaaacgaTACAAATAAAACCTAAAGAGGGAGGGGACTAGACAAGACCTCGCAAAAAAGCTATACAATGGTAAAATGATGAGAGACTTACCAGAGTGCTCAATGTGCTGATGAGCCGGGCGCTGCATCTGTGATTCCATTTTTCCGACAAACTGACTAAAATTTTGATCTTGTAAGATTTGAAATTATCAAAAACTATGATTTGTTTGAACCAAAGAAAGATAATAATAAAGTTTGGCATCAGTTGGGTATAAATAAAAGGAGAAAGAATTGAAAATTGCCAGGTTTGCATGGAGATGGCAATTGCAGAGCGACACACGTAGTATCGAAGCACCTCAATTCTCTGATTGCATACGCGTGTCTTGCAGCGAATTGGTTAtgctaaaattatatattatttatttagcaTAGTCGGcatgaataatataattaaatattaactttgaatttatttatatatatatatatacattaaaaattatatcGATAGAGGAATTTGTGATTAAATAGTAAATTAAtatatgaaattttattaatgaCTTAGGACATCCGCAATGCTATTATGTTATAACACCAACCACATCATCAAAATGCTTTCATGAGGCGCCTCACGGTTATAACAACATACATCTTTTATCTGCaatctttttaaaattaatagtcATTATTTATAAGTTTCATATTCCacttaataattttaaaattattttatattaaataaatacattttaaatatattttaaaatatataaattattatttattttttaataataatcttacttttttagaaataattttattaatttaaaaaactaatattaaaattattttaatatatttattaaataaaatatgtttgtGAGAAATACCACaacatataaattatttaaacaagaCACGAGCGC comes from Henckelia pumila isolate YLH828 chromosome 4, ASM3356847v2, whole genome shotgun sequence and encodes:
- the LOC140864843 gene encoding uncharacterized protein isoform X1 produces the protein MESQMQRPAHQHIEHSGESTQSGEKKSVIKKVKDKAKKIKDTLKKQGQGQGQEHEYRYDENVDEEDDDDDEFANDREIHGAAPTHDSTVIRSTNLPMEHDQNVEEQTDTRGDRIDPMLKGEAKARPNIPAQTGYEEENPSENKHFPSPLSVQREGENVGEPETKLGPSLGLEEDPDSTKFGPGDAPSNYGSKVSDPTGDGGKEAGVGSLIHKFDHLNVGDESKAEQKPSAGSHDQFSPQPTPTQDQFNPESDPKSFDSNTKEGMPSDTITGKVSSAVSGRAISAKNMLASKLGYGGGSGQEGLSPSNKPESESTPGYTQRITDTLNPVYEKVTGAGTAVMSKFQTGKQGGDYGQEGISPSNKPASESTLGSGQEGLSPSNKPESESTPGYTQRITDTLNPVYEKVTGAGTAVMSKFQTGKQGGQEGTTSPSNKPASESTPGYTQRITDTLNPVYEKVAGAGTAVMSKFQGSGDAGAAAATGTDKGVSSKDYWAEKLKPGDEDKALSEAITGALHKKKEGYMQKTGEEKPLGKVTESEEVATHLGSGIEGKREGEDAFDAGRESSGPGVVGRVKDAFGSWMGKGTGTQTAQESINETYVDKAGEKPSLPE
- the LOC140864843 gene encoding uncharacterized protein isoform X2: MESQMQRPAHQHIEHSGESTQSGEKKSVIKKVKDKAKKIKDTLKKQGQGQGQEHEYRYDENVDEEDDDDDEFANDREIHAHDSTVIRSTNLPMEHDQNVEEQTDTRGDRIDPMLKGEAKARPNIPAQTGYEEENPSENKHFPSPLSVQREGENVGEPETKLGPSLGLEEDPDSTKFGPGDAPSNYGSKVSDPTGDGGKEAGVGSLIHKFDHLNVGDESKAEQKPSAGSHDQFSPQPTPTQDQFNPESDPKSFDSNTKEGMPSDTITGKVSSAVSGRAISAKNMLASKLGYGGGSGQEGLSPSNKPESESTPGYTQRITDTLNPVYEKVTGAGTAVMSKFQTGKQGGDYGQEGISPSNKPASESTLGSGQEGLSPSNKPESESTPGYTQRITDTLNPVYEKVTGAGTAVMSKFQTGKQGGQEGTTSPSNKPASESTPGYTQRITDTLNPVYEKVAGAGTAVMSKFQGSGDAGAAAATGTDKGVSSKDYWAEKLKPGDEDKALSEAITGALHKKKEGYMQKTGEEKPLGKVTESEEVATHLGSGIEGKREGEDAFDAGRESSGPGVVGRVKDAFGSWMGKGTGTQTAQESINETYVDKAGEKPSLPE